The following is a genomic window from Nocardioides thalensis.
CCCATGTCGTGGGTGGTGAGGAGCAGCGTCGTGCCGTGGGCGCGGCGTTCGGCGACGAGGAACTCGCGCAACCGTTGCTTCGACAGAACGTCGAGGCCGATCGTCGGCTCGTCGAGGATCACCAGCCGGGGGGAGTGGAGCAGCGCGGCCGCGACCTCGGCACGCATCCGCTGGCCGAGCGAGAGCTGCCGCACCGGCGTGCCGAGGAACTCCGCCATCTCGAGGCGGTCGACCAGCTCGTCGGTCCGGTCGCGCTCGGCGGCGGCCGAGAGGTCGTGGATCGCGGCGAGGATCCGGAACGACTCGCGCACCGGCAGGTCCCACCACAGCTGCGAGCGCTGGCCGAAGACGACCCCCACCTCGCGGGCGAGCCGACGCCGATCGGGCACGGGGCGCAGTCCGCACGTCGTGACCGTTCCCCGCGTCGGCACCAGGATGCCGGTCAGCATCTTGATCGTGGTCGACTTCCCGGCGCCGTTGGCGCCGATGTAGCCGACCGCCTCACCGGCGGCGACCCGCACGGTCAGATCCTCGACGGCGGTGACCGTACGCCGGCGCAGCCCGTCGCGCACGCGGAAGTCGCGGCCCAGGCCGCTGGTCTCGATGATCGGGTCGGTCGGGTCAGCCATGTCTCAGCCACCGCCTCCTTGGTAGTGCCGTACGCCGATGTGCCAGCTGCCGAGCGCGAGCAGCCACGTCCACACGGCCGCGAGCGGAGCGCACCAGCCCGCCCATCCGGGCAGGCCGACCACGTCGTCGAGGCCGAGCAGGGTGAGCGCCGGGAGGAACGCGGTGAACGCCATCGGGAAGAAGAACCCGAACACGGCCCACAGCGGCCGGCTCCACACCGACGCCGGCTGGGTGGCGGCGTAGCGGCCGCCGTACACGAACGCGTTGGTGGTCTCGGCGCCCTCGATGAGGAAGAACTGCATCCCGGCCGCCCACACGAACATCGCTGCGAACGTCGCGTAGCCGCTCGCCAGCGCCACGACGAGCAGCAGCACGTCCGCCGGGCCCCACGCGATCTCGTTGACCACGAGCGCCACCACCAGAGCCGTGGCGGCGACGGCCGCGCGGGCGAGCCGGCGCAGGGAGATCTCGCTCGTGACCAGCTGGAGCAGCAGGGGCTGGGGTCGCAGGTAGAAGACGTCGAGGGTCCCCGCGCGGAGGTACGTCGGCAGCTGGTCGCAGTGCCCGAACGAGACGTCGGCGAGGCAGAAGCAGAGCTCGGCGATGCCGAACACCAGCAGCACGTGCTCGAACTCCAGCCCGCCGAGCTCGACGACG
Proteins encoded in this region:
- a CDS encoding ABC transporter ATP-binding protein, which gives rise to MADPTDPIIETSGLGRDFRVRDGLRRRTVTAVEDLTVRVAAGEAVGYIGANGAGKSTTIKMLTGILVPTRGTVTTCGLRPVPDRRRLAREVGVVFGQRSQLWWDLPVRESFRILAAIHDLSAAAERDRTDELVDRLEMAEFLGTPVRQLSLGQRMRAEVAAALLHSPRLVILDEPTIGLDVLSKQRLREFLVAERRAHGTTLLLTTHDMGDVERLCDRILVIDRGRLAYDGDLIGLSRTVGAERVLVVDLAEAAGDLTGIPDTRHLASEGNGLRQRLAFDAEHTTAARVLAAVSEHAEVLDLTVEEPDIEDVVRRIYAARR
- a CDS encoding ABC-2 family transporter protein, with product MADLTVTGSRLRPYRAVLASRARSQTSYRASFALDLLSSLLIGVIELVEVWILFHNVVELGGLEFEHVLLVFGIAELCFCLADVSFGHCDQLPTYLRAGTLDVFYLRPQPLLLQLVTSEISLRRLARAAVAATALVVALVVNEIAWGPADVLLLVVALASGYATFAAMFVWAAGMQFFLIEGAETTNAFVYGGRYAATQPASVWSRPLWAVFGFFFPMAFTAFLPALTLLGLDDVVGLPGWAGWCAPLAAVWTWLLALGSWHIGVRHYQGGGG